The genomic DNA CGAGGGCAAAAAGTAAATGTAGAAGAAATCGTGTGTTCTTGGAAAAAAGTTTGGGTCGATGCATGAATCATCCTGATTGAAAAGACACTGCACTCACCCCGCACATCGGGGGAGCGATCTGACGGCTCACGATGAACCGTCCCAGCGAATATCGAATCAGGATTGATCAGAGCCGAAGCTGCACCGACGGCATTACCTCGACAGCCACAACGAACTCATAAGCATGGATCCCCTCACGAGCTTTGGAGGCCGCACCCAAGAGGGAAGATGCCAAGTCACGCTTTGAATCCGCGAAAAGATGATCGGGCAAAATCGACTCTCGAGGACCTTCCACCCAAAACCGCTCTCCGGGAACCGGGGAGAAATCCAAAGTGTTCAGCACGATGTCGTCGCAATCGGATTCCTCCACATCACAATCCTCCTCCGTCTTCGGGGAGTTTGCATGATCTACATCGGAATGCTCATGATCGCGGCTATCCGCCAACTTCAGATGAGTCTCACCCTCGTCATGCAGGCAGAGCAACAATGTCTCCGTTCCACCCAGAACCGAGTTCAGAGTGAAAAGCATGAGAAGCACTGCTGATTGAAAAACTTGCACAGCGCAAAGGCCAATCGACATCCCGGACGGATGTCAAGGGTTCTTGAAAACTGAGAGGTTCAGGAGAGGATTCGAGGCACCGTGAGATGGGGGCAGCTGCGCCGCTACAAGGAGTAGCCGCTCAGCTTTAGCTCCGCGGTCCTGCGGTTTCGGAAGGTCTTGCTCGGGTGCCGCTCGGAAAATACGCGATGGGGGCAGCTGAAGCTGCTCCCCTACCTATTTACGTCACAGTGATTCCGCCAATGGTCAGTTAGGCAACGCACAATGGCGCACCTCGGTGAGTATAAAGCAATCGACTCTGATCCCCTTACATTCGCAGAATCCGGGTTGGGCCAACCCGCGCTATCTTGAGGGGCATGGCGTTCGGGACACAGGCTGGCAGCCTGAGGCTGCTTTTACTGCTCGCATCAGCCGTTCGGTTTCCGTGCGAGTGCGGATCAGACTTAAACCCGCTAAGTCAGCTTAGTTTCAAAGTTGAGCGTTTGACAGACCGCGATTGAGAGAGCTGGAAGCTCTCACTACTTTCGGTCTGGCTTTGGCGTAGACATAGGGCATCGCTTCTGTTCCAAAATCTTCCTCGATTCGAATGACCGAACTATCTACATGTTGGCTTTGTGAACGAGATATCGCAGATGCTCTCAGCGTCTGCCAAATCCCGATTCGAAAAGGATCAACGGCGCTGGCGGCGGCGTAGGGTCAAAAGTATTCCAACACCGCCCAACAGCAACCCTGCACTGGCTGGCTCAGGAATGAACGAACTCTCGTCCAACAGAGTGACGGTCAAAGTCTCGCCGCCCCCGACCTGGATGGTGGGAGTAAAGTCTGAATTGGCGAGAAAGTCCGAAAACTGCTGGGTATAAACATCGTCGAAATAGTTCTGAAAGACGTTGGCCCACTGATTGTAAAATTCCTTATCCGACGACCATAGGTCACCATAATACTCAGAGGTCATTTTCTGCCATTCCTCGCTGGTGTCGTCACCGTAAAGATCACTACCGATAAAGCCGAAGGAAAAACCGGCCAAGAGATCTCGCGTAACTGTGGCGAAGACATCATTACTGCCCGTATTGCCACTCCCTGTCGTGGCCGTCTCCCCACTTGTCTTCTTAAAACTATAATCGTAGTCGAGGACCGCCTGGTAAATGCTCTCAGAAAATGCCTCCACATCCACATTCGAAGTCAACGTGAATGAATCAATTTTCGTAGTCGAAGTGTTGACGTCAGTGCTACTCCCTTCGATCTTTAAATCGCCGGTAGTTGCATCGTAGGAAATCGAGGAAACGGTATATGTTTGAGCCTCGAAACGAACGTTCGGTGGACTTGCTTCACCGCTGTAGGTATTATCGATTTTGATCGATGTGACCGGAGAAGCGCTTGGGAACGTATCGCTCAAGTAAGCTGCAAAGGACGGGTATTTATCGACAACCGATCCGTTCGCGCCGGATCCGTTCGCGGGACTAATCACCCGAGTAATCGGGCCCGCAGCCGTATAGCTCGTGCTATTACGCACCACTGTGGTGTTGCTACTGGTGCTATTCGTTGAGCTCGTCAGACCCGCGAGATCGTTTCGGAGCTGGGATAGGTTGACCCCTGCCTTCGGCGTCCCCCGTGTCGAACTCGTGTTGGCCGCATCGGTGCTGTGAAGTTCCACCGGAAAAGAATAGTAATTGATGTAGGTGATATCCGGTGCAGCTGAGGTAGCGGAACCGGAAAATTCCAGAATCTGATACTGGTCTGTATTGAAGTTAGTAGGGTTGGGAGCCGTGGAGCCAATACTGGAATTACTCAGATACATATTCCCGGACCAGTCCGTCGGCATGTTGTTGATGGCCGTGCCGATCATGCTATTGGAGACCTTGTAAGAGGTTCCGGTCGAAATGCTTTGCCCTCCCGACCAGCTCGGGGCCGAAGAAAATTCAGCGCCGAGAAAAGTCACCCACAGATCGGAAAGCCCAGTGTTGTTATTGACAATATCCAACTTATACTGATCGGCTGCGGAGGCTGGTAGGAGTTGGAGAGAAAGGGCCAGACAACCAGCACCTAGAGAGCGGGAGAGATAAGTCATGAGAATGAATTCATAAAAAGAACGTCGCTATATTTCAATCAAAATCTCGGACGCAGCAGATATGATTCGTCTACGCCGTAGGACTCGGCCCGGACCGCAACAGCTCACGTCTCCCGTCAGGTTACTCTCTCTTGAAAAAAGACCTGCCATCTTCGGGAGGAACCTCCCAGCACTTGCGGTATCGATTTGGTCGAGGCTCAGCAGACGCATTGCGGCCAGATGTTAGGCTCTCATCGAAAAGGGGGCCCGCTCCAATTAAATATCTCTCGCCAAGAATATCGAGATCACAGCGTATTTTCGACCGAAACGTTGAGCAGCAACCCTCGGAATGCCGATCCTACGCACGAGAGCTGGAAGCTCTCGCTACTCTCGCTAGGACAACGGAAATATCCAATTCTCATCGAATCCCCTGCTTCAACCTTTCTCTCAGCAATCTCGGTTGGCTTAGTGTTCTCCCGGGGAAACAGCTTTTGAAACACAGGCAGGCAGCCTGTGGTACTTTTGTTCCCTTTCTTGGAAACGGATTTTAGATGGCCACGGATTCTTGTTCATCCGGTTCCACCTCTCTGCAACCGCGATTGAGAGAGCTGGAAGCTCTCACTACTTTGAATAGGGGATCAGCTAGAGGTCCGGTGGCTTTCCTCATTTCGCGCCTCGACCTGAGCCCCTTGGAACGAGTAGTACCTTCCTATGAATGGATCGAAGAACTTCCTTCTCGTCATTATCCTGATCCTCGCGCTTCTGCCCTGGGGCTTCCTGTTTGTTCTGCTTCAGTCCGAAGACGGGGCGAAATTGCTGGGTCTGGACGGACTGGCCGCGGAAAATTCGGGCGTGAGTCAAGAGGATGCCGACGAGATGGAGGCGGTGATCTCCACCCAAAAAGAGAAAATCCTCGAGTTGGAGGACTCCCTCGCCCAAGCCCAGAATGGCGCGGATCCGATCATCTCCCAGACAGATCTGGATGAGCTGCAGGATTCTCTGGAACAATTGAAACTGGAAAACCGAGAAGCGGAGAACGAAATCCAACGCCTCCGGGCAGAATACAGTTCGGCGCTCTCCAAGGTTGTCCAAATGAAGACCGAGCAACTGGCTGCAGAAGCCGTTCAACCGCCAGCCCTACCCCAGCCCGCGCCCGCGCCTTCTCCCAGCCCAAGCCCCCAACCCACACCGAAATCTGCGCCAGCCGCGCCCGCGGCGAATTCCACTCCGCAGAACTCGGGAGGTTGGATTCTGCCCCCGCCGAATTGACACCCCGCACGGACAGAACAAGGTAAATCATGGCCAGAAAACCAGGCGTTCTTCTTCTCAACTTGGGTTCTCCCGCATCCACGGATGTATCGGATGTGCGGAAGTATCTCGGGGAATTCCTAATGGACGGGCGGGTTCTGGATGCGCCCAAACCCATTCGATGGATTGTGGTCAACGGCTTCATCCTCCCCTTCAGACCCAAAAATTCCGCAGCTGCCTACAAGCGAGTGTGGACCGACGAAGGATCTCCGCTGATCGTTAAAAGCGAAAAAGTGCGTGAACTTCTCGACTGCGAAGACTGCCCCACTTTTCTCGCAATGAACTACGGCGAACCTTCGATCGACCAAGAGATTGAGAAAATCAAGAAACAAGGAATCACCGACTTGTTCTTGATGCCGCAATACCCGCACTACGCCATGTCGAGCTACGAGACGGTCGTCGCCAAAACCATGGAAACGCTGCGGGAAAAGGCACCTGAGATTCAAACCAAGCTTCTCCAACCCTTTTATCAAGACGAGGACTATCTGGGTGCTTTGGAGACGGTCATCCGTCCCTATCTGGAGAAAAAGCCGGACCTCGTTCTCTTCTCTTTTCACGGAATTCCCGAGCGCCACCTGCGCAAGACGGATCCCTCTCACGCCCACTGCCTGGAAAGCGGGGACTGCTGCGAAAACTGCCACCCGGCCCATGCGACCTGCTACCGACACCAGTGTTTCACCACGGCCCACAAGACGGCGGCTCGCCTCGGCCTCGCTCGAGACCAGTATCATATCTCCTTCCAATCCCGCTTGGGTCGCGATCCTTGGCTCACGCCGTACACGGATAAGACCCTGGAAGAGCTCCCTGGGAAAGGGGTGAAACGGCTCTTAGTCATCTGCCCGGCTTTCGTTACCGACTGCCTCGAGACGCTTGAGGAAATTTCCATGGAAGGAAAGGACTCCTTCCTCGAATCCGGGGGAGAGTTCTTTGTACAAATCCCCTGTCTCAACGACCATCCTGCCTGGATCGATGTCCTTCGTAATCGCATCGATTCTTGGCGCAATCAAACGGTGGCATCCGCCACTCCTTCGGCCTGATTTTTCCCGTGAGCGATCCGGACCGATTCCTCGTCTGGCTTTCGATGGCCGCATACGGGCTCGCCGCCCTTTACGGAATTGTGCGCCTACTCCGCCGGAAACCGGGCACTCGCACCGTAACCTACCCCCTCATCTTCGTCGGGTTCCTGCTGCAGACCGCGGGACTTTACCTGCGCGGCATGCAGTACGGTGCCTGCCCTCTGGGCAACACCTTCGAGGTCGTCCAATTCATTGTCTGGTCGACGACCTTTCTCTTTCTGGTCATCGGGCCCGTCTTCCAGGTTCATCTACTCGGGACCGCTACCGCGGCTCTGGTGACTGCGACAGGGTTGATATCCCTCTTGGTTCCCAATTGGGACTATCCGCACACTTCGACGCTCTTCGGGGGCGATCCCCTCATCGAATTCCACGCCGCCGTCTCCATCTTCAGCTATGGAATTTTCGGTCTGCTCTCGACCGTCGCCATTCTCTACCTGATCCAGTACAATGCTCTGGAACGTAAATGGCGCTCGCGGATCTTCGCTCTCCTGCCCTCTATCGTCAAACTGGACAACCTCGCCCGCCGACTCCTTTCCGCCGGCATTCTCGTTCTCACCCTCGCTTTCCTTTCCGGGCTGATGGTTTGGTTCGACGAAGCGTGGGAAGCACTTCACTGGAAACTTCTCACCGTGGCCATCCTCTGGCTCGGTTACGGTGTCGTTTGGATCATGCGGCTCCGGCAGCGTTTTTCACCCCACCGCGCAGCGATCTGTTTCCTCACTCTTTACCTATTCGCCCTCTTCAGTCTCTGGCCCGTCAGTCGATCGCACGATTCTAAAGATCAAGAGTCCCCGCCCTCGACTGAACATCTGACTCCTCCCACCAGCAAATGAGTCTGCCGAGACGATTGCTCGTCCTCGGAGTTTCCCACCATCGCACTCCGCTGGACATTCGAGAGCTTTTTTCGCTCTCGCAGGACGACGTGCGCAATCTCGCGGAACGATTACTGGCAACCGAGGAGATCGACGAAGTCGTTCTTCTCAACACTTGCAACCGCGTAGAAGCCTACCTTTCGGGAGAATCGGAACCCGACCCAGAAAAAGTCCTCGGGGCCATGGCCGAGGTAACCGGACAGCCTCTCGACCTCCTCCGCAAACTGCACTACTCCTCCGGCAACAGTGACATGCTCGTGCACCTCTTCTCTGTGGCTTCCGGACTGGATTCCCAGATGATCGGCGAAACTGAGATTCTGGGCCAAGTGAAAGAATCGCTCACCCGGGCCCGCAAGGAGAAATGGGTAGGCAAGACCATGGGCCCCCTCTTCGAACGATCATTTCAGGCGGCAAAATGGGCCCGCACCCACACCGGAATTGGCCAAGGACAGGTCACGATTGGCAATGTCGTCGTCGACCTCGTCACACGCGTTTTCGGTGACCTCGTCAGCCCCCGCATTCTTCTCGTCGGCAGCGGAGAAGTTGCCGAAAAGACCGCGCAGAGCCTCGCCAGTCGCGGTGCCCGAGACATCACCGTCACCGGTCGATCCTTCGACCGGGCCGAAGCCCTGGCACGAACCTTTAGCGGGGCCGTCGTCCCCTTCGAAACCTTCCGCGCCAACCTTCATTTCTACGACATCATCATCTGCTCGACAGCCTCACCGGAACCCCTTCTCACCACCGAAACGGTCCGCGAAATCTCCGGAAAACGTCGTTACGCCCCAATCCTCCTCGTCGACGTCGCCGTCCCCAGAGACGTCGAGCCCTCCGTAGGCGCCCTCAACCAAGTCTTCCTCTACAACATGGATGACCTGGCCGACATCGCCAACGAGAACCTCCGCCTCCGCGAGCAAGAAGTGGAAAACTGCCTCGCTGAACTCAAACGACGCGCTTGGCGCACCTGGCTCCGGTCCGTACGGAGAACCCTTTTCACCAAACTCTCCCCGAAAGTTCAAGAGCCCAAGGGTTCCGGGAACTGACAACAAGAGAGAGGGGACTCAAGAAGTTGAGCCACAGACTGATTCTCGTTTCATATCGTTTATGGTCTACGAGAAAGGAAAAGGAAGAACGACTTCATGACCGTGTGCCTCCGGTGTCTCGCAAGTTTAATCCTTTCCAGCTTGATTCTTATCAATCCTCCCTATCCCGTTGCCATTGCTACCGTATCCGCAATATCGTGGTTGATCGCGGCAATGATGATTTTAATCCGAACAAGTGGAAGGGTTACCTTGAAGGGGACAGGATCTTTCTCCGGTCAGGGTTCTTTATTTTTGCCGGAATAACGACACTCGTATCATTCTTAATAGTAACGCTAGAAACCTAGACGCAGAAAAGACGGTTTCGGAAACCTGATAGGATCTCCCGGAAAACTCTAAAATCCAACAGGACGGGGATCCCCACCTATTGGATTAGCTGATCTCATCATTAGACAAAAAGAAAGCCCTCCCATCGTTCGTAGTGAGTTACACCGCCATCATCTCCATACTCATATTGCCATTTATGCTGGCAATTACTGTGGGTTCAATCCTACTGTGGAGAGCGTTCATGAGATCCGAGGTCCTGCCTGAAGAGCTTGCTTTGGCTGCAGCGTGGGGCTTCATCGTTGGCAGTCTGATTTGGTTGGGAGTATTCCTCAGAGGAACGACGCTTCTAGGCTTTGGCGCACCGTGGACATGGATAACAGCCGCCCATTTTGCATTTGCTGGCTATGGAGCACTAACCGTCACCTCTCTCTCCTGCCGCATCGTATCCAACGAGCAAGCGCTGAAAGTCCTTCGCGTACTCCTGATTGCACAGCCAGTAACCTATTTCGTAACAGCAGCCGGCATTCTTGGTTTTCGCTACTGTGACGAGATTGCGGCAACGAGTTACGCGAGCATATTTGCTGTGCAACTGGGCGCGGTTGCTCTCGGACAACCTGATCGTATCGCCCCTGCTCCCAGGTTACTAGCTCTTGTGGCTTTGAGTGTGCCAGTAGTAACCATGGTACCAGCGTTAGCTTGGGCATGGGGCAGCCCAGTCTTCGACATATCAGGAATGGTTCGTTACCATGGCATCGTGAATGCAATTGGCCATGTTGGACTCGGACTCGTGGCCTTTGCTTGGGGGCGCCCACCCTCACATTCACCAATACCGGACGTCAAATAATTCGATGAAGATCTTTAGCTATCACCTCATAGAGACCACTCCATCAACCACTCTTGGAGCCATTTTCAGGCCACCCACGAGGCGCAGAATCATTGGTTTACGTCATGCGGAATCCATGACTGCAATGACGCTTGGATCTCCCATACTGTCCTCTGCGCGCATGCAATTGCGAAATCTCGCAGTGTTTGCATATTGGGAGAATGAGGAGGCTTTGGACGACTTTCTGAAGGCCACCAAACTTGGTAGAAAATTGTCTGAGGGTTGGCATGTGCGTTTAAAATTCCTGCGCCAATGGGGGCAGTTCTCTAAATTTGGAGATCTCCCCGAGAAAGTTACTGATGCTGATCCAGCCCAACCGATAGTAGCAGTAACGCTCGCGCGATTGAAGATTCCTCAGCTCAGGAGATTTATCCACTGGGGGAAGCCAGTGGAAGAACAAGTGCGAGATCACCCGGGAACGACGTTGGCCATGGCTGCGATACGTCCCCCTCGCACATTCAGCACGTTTTCGATATGGAACTCACAACGTGAGATGACTGATATGGTTCACGGCAGGGACTCCTTTCCCAGGGCAGATCGGCACTCGAAAGCAATGTCTGAACGTAATCGAAAAGACTTCCATTATGAATTCACCACGTTTCGCTTCCGAGCGATTGCTGAGCACGGGACATGGAAAGAGAAGAGTAACTTTGTTCCGAAAATAGAAACGCCTATCAATTAATTCGGAGGAACCAACGCACTACCGCACGTGAGGCTCCTCGAACGCCCCAAAATACAATATTCAAAGTCGCCACCTAACTCCTTTTTCTACTGCTTCTATTCTCAACCGCCGAACGTCCTATGACTGAACTACCGATGTATGCTGGCCAGCACGCCCCGGTCGTTGATAGAAATCCAGAATCCAGCAGGGACGCTGGGGAACATGGATGTCCACTCCATCGGAGCGCGGTGCTTTAGCTCGCGCTTTCCCTACGTTCTTGTGGATGCGTGCCCAGGCTGAAGCACTGCGCTCCCGATAGTCCGGGGCAAATTGGATCGTTTCGTGCCAAAATTCCCCGCCCTTGTCGTTACGCCCATCCAAACTGTTTCTCATTCTCATCCTTGACTCTCCGAATCAGGAAATCAGACTCAACGGCCTCAGCAGCATTCACTTGCACTATTTTGATTCCGACAGTAGAACAGTTCATCCCCTTCAACACTGCTCATGAAGCTCGCAGGACATAAAGGTCGTCAAGCATTCACGCTTTTGGAGGTTATGATCGCCCTGGGCATCATGGCGATGGCGCTAGCCTCTGCCTCCATTTGTCTTCGCATGGGGATGATGCAATACGACACGGCCCGCTCGACCAACTACGCAACCCAGATTCTCCAAAATGAGGCCGAACGTATCAGGCTTCTCAGCTGGTCTGAGATCGAAAATCTTCCGAGCGCTGCCCGATTTTCTCCCATTGATCGAAGCAATAACAAATATCAGTTCAAGCGGATCCTCGAGAACTACAACGGATCTGATGACATCAAGAGAATTTGGCTCATTGCCAATTGGAAAGGGCTTAAAGGAGAACCACACCAGCTAAAGATCACCTTCAACTACGCCAGAGACGGCGCATTCGACTATCTCTATGGATCCAACAGCTGAGCCGCAGGTTTCTCCGACGCTTGCGGCGGATTCTTCGCGCAGCGACGGATTTACGCTCGTTGAGATGATGATTTCGACTGTCATCCTTCTGATGGTGGTTACCGGAGTCCTCACGTTCTTTCTTTCCTTCACCGAGGCGGGGCTGCGAATGGGATACTACTCTGACCTCGAGCGCCAAAACCAGCGAATCTATCAGTATTTTTCTCAAGATATTCGAGATGCAGAAAGCCTATCGTGGACGGATAGCCAAACCCTGACCCTCATTAGCAAAGGGAAGCAAACGACTTACACCTTTGACCCGGATGCGAAAACTCTAACTCGGCAAGAAACGGGCGAACCCCTGCAGGTGATCGCTGAAGATATCGAAGAATTCGAATTCTCGGCGTACGACCTCCTCGGCAATAGTATCAAACTGTTCAACAACTTAACGACGGCGAATGCAAAAACCAAGATGGTCGGGTTCTCGGGGAGTGCCGTAAAAATCCACAGTGGCATCGAGGACTCGACCACCCAGATTCAGTCTGCAGTCTACATGATGCGCAACAAAACCGAATTTATTCCCTAGGGCATGAACAACTCAAAAACAGGCAGTGCTCTCCTCGTCACCGTGATTTTCACGAGCATCTTAGGACTCATCGCGATCCCCACGTATCTCAGCCTGAGCCGGAATACCCTTACGCTCGCCAACCGCACTCACTATAATGCTGTCGCCGTTAATCTGGCCGAGGGCGGTATTGAGTACGGTGTTCACACGATCCGAAACACATCTGTAGTTCGGAATGCATGGAGTGGGTGGACAACTGTGGACGGGGACGCCTACAAGAAGCTCCCTGAGACAGACTACGTTGGGAACATCCACGGAGAACTCTCGGTCTACGTCATCGGCTATGATTCGGATTCTCCGGAAGTGCTGTCCAAGGCAACGATTCACTTGGGAAACCAACCGCCTATCGAAAAATATATGTATGCCGATGTCCGCTCGAACAGCACCCGCGGCCTCTTCGCCTATGGCATGCTGGTCAAAGACTATATTCATGCGGAAGGAGGCGTCGAGTTCGACAGCTGGATCTCTGATCCCGACGGAGATCCAAATACTCCCATCCAATTCTACGCCGACCACCTTTCGCGCGACTCGGTTGCAATCGCCACGGTGAGCACGGAAGACGGAGCGATTCGGTTGGGCAGCTCCGATGTCTACGGAACCGCTGCGGTCGGGAGTGGAAGCTATCGCGGTCTGGATGTCGGCTGGGGCGGCCAAGTCGGTCCACGAGACCCTCACAAATGGCACTGGTCGGACAAAGAATACCTCTGGGCCAAAGATCCCCCAGGATGGAAGGTGTCGACTAAAACCGGAGCTCTGACCACTGGATTTACCGCGTCCTTTGAAGATATCTCAGTCGGAATCACCACTCCCCGTTTCGATCTGACCGATCCGCGTGCCCGTTACCGCCTCCCCTACACCTACGAGAAAGAGGTCAGCAATGGCTATTCGACCTGGAAAGAGAATGTCTATATCGATGAGGAGACTCTCGGTTCGCCAGGCCAGAGTTCGGTCCTCGAACTCCAGGATCTGGAGGTAAAAGCGGGAGCGACGTTGCGAATCGAGGGCGATGTCACCGTCTACCTGCCGACCGAGGAAGTCACCTCCATGAAAGTCATTGAAGGAGGAGAGATCGAGCTCGCTCCTGACGCGACCTTGACCGTCTACACCGCTGGCGATGTCGACGTCACGGGGGCGGGGCTCTTCAGCCAAGTCGCCCCGCAACAACTTCAACTCTGGGGAACCGCCCCCGAAAGCCAGCATTTTAACTTTCTCAACAATGGCCAGTTTAGCGGGATCATCTACGCCCCGAAAGCTAGTGTCCGCGTCACTGGCGACTCGGATATCTATGGATCCATCGTGGCCAACGACGTTACCATGACCGGGAGCGGTTCGTTCCGCTACGACGAGTCTCTCGCCGACTACATAGGTCATCATTCCACCCCTGGCCCGCCGGAAGTTAACTTTCTGGAAGAGCTGACTGGAAGCGAACGCCTCCCCTACGTCCAGAAGTTTGAAGCGGTGAGCTTGTAATACCGAATTTAGGAGCTGCGAAAGATGACATCCCGGCCTCCTACCGAAGTTGGGAAGCCCTGAAAAAGTTGAGGGGAGCGCGGTGCTTCAGCCCGCGTTTTCGGAATCTCCTTTTGCATATGCACGCAGGCTGAAGCACTGCACCCCCGAAAGACTGAGGAAAATAGGATCGTTTCGTCCCAAAACTCCCCTTTCTTGCAGTTACACCTCAGGTCACCCATGCCCGAATTCAAACCATTGCCAAACGCCGAAAAATTTCTCAATTTATTCAGCTTCTGATGCCCAAATCCCCTCAAACTGTCAGTATTGAAGCCGAAGGCCTCGGCAAGTCATTTGGCGACCTCACCGCGGTTGAAGAGGTCTCGTTTACGGTCAAACCGGGGGAGGTCGTCGGGTTCATCGGTCCAAATGGAGCGGGGAAATCGACGACCCTGCGGATGCTGACCGGATTCCTCCGCCCCTCTACGGGGAAGGCTCGGATCGGTGGCCACGATGTCCTCCGCAAACCGGGCGCGGCGCGGCGTCAGTTCGGGTACCTGCCCGAGACCGGACCACTCTATGGAGAGATGACGGTAATCGAGTTTCTTCACTTTGTCGCCGGAGCCCGGGGCATGGACCGGCTCGCCCTTGATGGAGACCTCAATCGAGTCCGGAAGATCTGCCATTTGGAGAAAGTGTGGCACCAAACAATCGAGACGCTTTCGAAAGGATACCGGCAGCGCGTCGGACTGGCCCAAGCGATCCTTCACGATCCTTCCTGCCTCATCCTCGACGAGCCAACCGATGGTCTTGATCCCAACCAGAAACAGGAAGTGCGCGATCTCGTGACCGAAATGGGAAGCGAGAAAGCCATCCTCCTCTCCACCCATGTTCTGGAGGAGCTGGAGGCAGTCTGTGACCGGGTCATCCTCCTCCACAAGGGATCGGTTCTCCTCGACGAGTCGATCGGGGCAATGCGGAAGCGTCATCCCCTCTTCGGCAGCGTGAAGGTGCGGGTGGCCGAAAGCGACGCCGAACGTGCGCCGGCCGTGTTCAAGAAGCTGGAACCGTTCGTCAGCAAGATCGACCGCCAAGGCGAAGACTTC from Puniceicoccus vermicola includes the following:
- a CDS encoding PEP-CTERM sorting domain-containing protein (PEP-CTERM proteins occur, often in large numbers, in the proteomes of bacteria that also encode an exosortase, a predicted intramembrane cysteine proteinase. The presence of a PEP-CTERM domain at a protein's C-terminus predicts cleavage within the sorting domain, followed by covalent anchoring to some some component of the (usually Gram-negative) cell surface. Many PEP-CTERM proteins exhibit an unusual sequence composition that includes large numbers of potential glycosylation sites. Expression of one such protein has been shown restore the ability of a bacterium to form floc, a type of biofilm.); translated protein: MTYLSRSLGAGCLALSLQLLPASAADQYKLDIVNNNTGLSDLWVTFLGAEFSSAPSWSGGQSISTGTSYKVSNSMIGTAINNMPTDWSGNMYLSNSSIGSTAPNPTNFNTDQYQILEFSGSATSAAPDITYINYYSFPVELHSTDAANTSSTRGTPKAGVNLSQLRNDLAGLTSSTNSTSSNTTVVRNSTSYTAAGPITRVISPANGSGANGSVVDKYPSFAAYLSDTFPSASPVTSIKIDNTYSGEASPPNVRFEAQTYTVSSISYDATTGDLKIEGSSTDVNTSTTKIDSFTLTSNVDVEAFSESIYQAVLDYDYSFKKTSGETATTGSGNTGSNDVFATVTRDLLAGFSFGFIGSDLYGDDTSEEWQKMTSEYYGDLWSSDKEFYNQWANVFQNYFDDVYTQQFSDFLANSDFTPTIQVGGGETLTVTLLDESSFIPEPASAGLLLGGVGILLTLRRRQRR
- the hemH gene encoding ferrochelatase — protein: MARKPGVLLLNLGSPASTDVSDVRKYLGEFLMDGRVLDAPKPIRWIVVNGFILPFRPKNSAAAYKRVWTDEGSPLIVKSEKVRELLDCEDCPTFLAMNYGEPSIDQEIEKIKKQGITDLFLMPQYPHYAMSSYETVVAKTMETLREKAPEIQTKLLQPFYQDEDYLGALETVIRPYLEKKPDLVLFSFHGIPERHLRKTDPSHAHCLESGDCCENCHPAHATCYRHQCFTTAHKTAARLGLARDQYHISFQSRLGRDPWLTPYTDKTLEELPGKGVKRLLVICPAFVTDCLETLEEISMEGKDSFLESGGEFFVQIPCLNDHPAWIDVLRNRIDSWRNQTVASATPSA
- a CDS encoding cytochrome C assembly family protein, which encodes MAQSNGGIRHSFGLIFPVSDPDRFLVWLSMAAYGLAALYGIVRLLRRKPGTRTVTYPLIFVGFLLQTAGLYLRGMQYGACPLGNTFEVVQFIVWSTTFLFLVIGPVFQVHLLGTATAALVTATGLISLLVPNWDYPHTSTLFGGDPLIEFHAAVSIFSYGIFGLLSTVAILYLIQYNALERKWRSRIFALLPSIVKLDNLARRLLSAGILVLTLAFLSGLMVWFDEAWEALHWKLLTVAILWLGYGVVWIMRLRQRFSPHRAAICFLTLYLFALFSLWPVSRSHDSKDQESPPSTEHLTPPTSK
- the hemA gene encoding glutamyl-tRNA reductase gives rise to the protein MSLPRRLLVLGVSHHRTPLDIRELFSLSQDDVRNLAERLLATEEIDEVVLLNTCNRVEAYLSGESEPDPEKVLGAMAEVTGQPLDLLRKLHYSSGNSDMLVHLFSVASGLDSQMIGETEILGQVKESLTRARKEKWVGKTMGPLFERSFQAAKWARTHTGIGQGQVTIGNVVVDLVTRVFGDLVSPRILLVGSGEVAEKTAQSLASRGARDITVTGRSFDRAEALARTFSGAVVPFETFRANLHFYDIIICSTASPEPLLTTETVREISGKRRYAPILLVDVAVPRDVEPSVGALNQVFLYNMDDLADIANENLRLREQEVENCLAELKRRAWRTWLRSVRRTLFTKLSPKVQEPKGSGN
- a CDS encoding YndJ family transporter — translated: MSYTAIISILILPFMLAITVGSILLWRAFMRSEVLPEELALAAAWGFIVGSLIWLGVFLRGTTLLGFGAPWTWITAAHFAFAGYGALTVTSLSCRIVSNEQALKVLRVLLIAQPVTYFVTAAGILGFRYCDEIAATSYASIFAVQLGAVALGQPDRIAPAPRLLALVALSVPVVTMVPALAWAWGSPVFDISGMVRYHGIVNAIGHVGLGLVAFAWGRPPSHSPIPDVK
- a CDS encoding type IV pilus modification PilV family protein gives rise to the protein MKLAGHKGRQAFTLLEVMIALGIMAMALASASICLRMGMMQYDTARSTNYATQILQNEAERIRLLSWSEIENLPSAARFSPIDRSNNKYQFKRILENYNGSDDIKRIWLIANWKGLKGEPHQLKITFNYARDGAFDYLYGSNS
- a CDS encoding PulJ/GspJ family protein, which translates into the protein MDPTAEPQVSPTLAADSSRSDGFTLVEMMISTVILLMVVTGVLTFFLSFTEAGLRMGYYSDLERQNQRIYQYFSQDIRDAESLSWTDSQTLTLISKGKQTTYTFDPDAKTLTRQETGEPLQVIAEDIEEFEFSAYDLLGNSIKLFNNLTTANAKTKMVGFSGSAVKIHSGIEDSTTQIQSAVYMMRNKTEFIP